A single region of the Geobacillus subterraneus genome encodes:
- a CDS encoding methionine ABC transporter ATP-binding protein produces MITLEQVTKIYHAANGSVTAVDNVSLDIREGEIFGIIGYSGAGKSSLIRLLNGLEKPTSGQVIVAGRDMARIKGRELRKARQEIGMIFQHFNLLWSRTVRENIAFPLEIAGVPKDERQKRVDELIELVGLAGREDAYPSQLSGGQKQRVGIARALANNPKVLLCDEATSALDPQTTDAILDLLVDINKRLGLTIVLITHEMHVIRKICDRVAVMESGKIVEQGEVLHVFRNPQQPITKRFVKQLVEPEETEEAVSHLFGQYPNGAIAQLTFVGEAAGQPLITQVVRQFAVDMNILQGKISQTHQGAYGVLFVHIDGAADEIARALDYIRSQQVAVEVIHDAR; encoded by the coding sequence ATGATTACACTTGAACAAGTGACGAAAATTTATCATGCGGCGAATGGATCGGTGACAGCTGTCGACAACGTGTCGCTCGACATTCGTGAAGGGGAAATTTTCGGCATTATCGGTTACAGCGGTGCGGGGAAAAGTTCGCTCATCCGGCTGTTAAACGGGCTCGAAAAGCCGACGAGCGGCCAGGTGATCGTCGCCGGCCGCGATATGGCGCGCATTAAAGGACGGGAGCTGCGCAAGGCGCGCCAAGAAATCGGGATGATTTTTCAGCACTTCAACTTGCTTTGGTCGCGGACGGTGCGGGAAAATATCGCCTTTCCGCTTGAGATTGCCGGCGTTCCGAAAGACGAGCGGCAAAAGCGGGTCGATGAGCTCATCGAGCTTGTCGGGCTTGCCGGGCGGGAAGATGCGTATCCGTCGCAGCTAAGCGGCGGGCAAAAACAGCGGGTCGGCATTGCCCGTGCGCTCGCCAACAACCCGAAAGTATTGCTTTGCGATGAGGCGACATCGGCATTGGATCCGCAAACGACGGACGCGATTTTGGATTTGCTTGTCGATATTAACAAGCGGCTCGGACTGACGATCGTGCTGATTACGCACGAGATGCACGTCATCCGTAAAATTTGCGACCGCGTGGCAGTGATGGAGAGCGGCAAAATCGTCGAGCAAGGCGAAGTGCTGCACGTCTTCCGCAACCCGCAGCAGCCGATTACGAAACGGTTCGTCAAGCAGTTGGTCGAACCAGAGGAAACGGAAGAAGCGGTTTCCCATTTGTTTGGCCAATACCCGAACGGGGCGATCGCGCAGTTGACGTTTGTCGGCGAGGCGGCCGGCCAGCCGCTCATCACGCAAGTCGTGCGGCAGTTTGCCGTGGACATGAACATTTTGCAAGGGAAAATTTCACAAACCCATCAAGGCGCCTACGGCGTGCTGTTTGTGCACATCGACGGCGCGGCGGATGAAATCGCCCGGGCGCTTGACTATATTCGCAGCCAGCAAGTGGCGGTGGAGGTGATTCACGATGCTCGCTAA
- the gcvH gene encoding glycine cleavage system protein GcvH, which yields MNTPKELRYSKEHEWVRVEGDKVRIGITDFAQSELGDIVFVELPEVGTEITANEPFGSVESVKTVSELYAPISGTVVEVNEALNDNPEYVNESPYEKAWMIVVEPNDLSEVDNLLTAEQYEAMVNEG from the coding sequence ATGAACACGCCAAAAGAACTTCGCTATTCTAAAGAGCACGAGTGGGTGCGCGTCGAAGGGGACAAAGTGCGCATCGGCATTACCGATTTTGCCCAATCAGAGCTTGGCGACATCGTGTTTGTCGAGCTGCCGGAAGTCGGAACGGAAATTACGGCGAATGAGCCGTTCGGCAGCGTCGAGTCGGTGAAAACCGTTTCGGAACTGTATGCGCCGATCAGCGGCACGGTCGTCGAAGTGAATGAAGCGTTAAACGACAACCCGGAATATGTGAATGAATCGCCGTATGAAAAAGCGTGGATGATTGTCGTTGAACCGAACGATTTAAGCGAAGTCGACAACTTGTTGACGGCTGAACAATACGAGGCGATGGTCAACGAAGGATAA
- a CDS encoding MetQ/NlpA family ABC transporter substrate-binding protein — MKKWLGALLAALLVFALAACGGNNNDENAAGEDKGGGLVKLKVGASNVPHAEILEQAKPMLKEKGIDLEIITFQDYILPNKVLADKEIDANYFQHIPYLESQMKEHGYDFVNAGGIHIEPIGLYSKKYKSIEELPDGATIIMSNSVADHGRILSMLQEKGLIKLKEGVDKTKATVNDIVENPKHLTFKADVDAGLLPQIYQNGEGDAVLINANYALDAGLDPAKDPIAVESPKDNPYVNIVAVRKGDENRKEIKTLVEVLQSKEIQDFIKEKYKGAVIPAAGQ, encoded by the coding sequence ATGAAAAAATGGCTTGGCGCTCTGTTGGCCGCCCTCTTGGTGTTTGCGTTAGCAGCGTGCGGCGGCAACAACAATGATGAAAACGCCGCTGGCGAGGACAAAGGCGGCGGATTGGTCAAACTGAAAGTCGGCGCGTCGAACGTGCCGCATGCGGAAATTTTGGAACAAGCGAAGCCAATGTTGAAAGAAAAAGGCATCGATTTGGAAATTATCACGTTCCAAGACTACATTTTGCCAAACAAAGTGTTGGCGGACAAAGAAATTGACGCTAACTACTTCCAACACATTCCGTATTTAGAATCGCAAATGAAAGAGCATGGCTATGATTTCGTCAACGCTGGCGGCATCCATATCGAGCCGATCGGCTTGTACTCGAAAAAATATAAAAGCATCGAAGAGCTGCCGGATGGCGCAACGATCATTATGAGCAACTCGGTCGCCGACCATGGCCGCATTTTGTCGATGCTTCAAGAAAAAGGGCTCATTAAGCTGAAAGAAGGCGTTGACAAAACGAAAGCGACGGTCAACGACATCGTGGAAAACCCGAAACACTTAACGTTTAAAGCGGATGTCGACGCTGGATTGCTGCCGCAAATTTATCAAAACGGCGAAGGCGATGCCGTGTTGATCAACGCCAACTACGCGCTTGACGCCGGCTTGGATCCGGCGAAGGACCCGATCGCCGTCGAATCGCCGAAAGACAACCCGTATGTCAACATTGTGGCGGTGCGCAAAGGCGATGAAAACCGGAAAGAAATCAAAACGTTGGTGGAAGTGCTGCAGTCGAAAGAAATTCAAGACTTCATTAAGGAAAAATATAAAGGCGCCGTCATTCCGGCCGCTGGACAATAA
- a CDS encoding methionine ABC transporter permease, translating into MLANLLPNVQWETMWAATVETLYMTGMAVAATFVFGVVLGLLLFLTAKGNLWENRLANMVIAAFVNIFRSIPFIILIILLIPFTKWLVGTMLGANAALPALIIGAAPFYARMVEIALREIDKGVIEAAKAMGASTWTIIWKVLLPESLPALVSGITVTAVSLVGYTAMAGVVGAGGLGNLAYLEGFQRSHNDVTFVATVLVLIIVFVIQWIGDFVTSKIDKR; encoded by the coding sequence ATGCTCGCTAACCTCCTGCCGAACGTGCAATGGGAGACGATGTGGGCGGCGACGGTTGAGACGTTGTACATGACCGGAATGGCGGTCGCGGCGACGTTCGTCTTCGGGGTCGTTCTCGGACTGCTTTTATTTTTAACGGCAAAGGGAAACCTATGGGAGAACCGGTTGGCCAATATGGTCATTGCTGCGTTTGTGAATATTTTCCGTTCTATTCCGTTCATTATTTTAATTATTTTGCTTATTCCATTTACCAAATGGCTCGTCGGGACGATGCTCGGAGCCAACGCGGCGCTGCCGGCGCTCATCATTGGCGCGGCTCCGTTTTACGCCCGCATGGTCGAGATCGCTCTCCGCGAAATTGACAAAGGGGTCATTGAAGCGGCGAAGGCGATGGGCGCCTCGACGTGGACGATCATTTGGAAAGTGCTGCTGCCTGAATCGCTCCCGGCGCTTGTCTCCGGGATTACCGTCACCGCTGTGTCGCTTGTCGGCTATACGGCGATGGCCGGCGTTGTCGGCGCCGGCGGGCTTGGGAACTTGGCGTATTTGGAAGGGTTCCAGCGCAGCCATAACGATGTGACGTTTGTCGCGACCGTTTTGGTGCTCATCATCGTCTTTGTCATTCAGTGGATCGGTGACTTTGTCACTTCGAAAATTGATAAACGATAA
- a CDS encoding YusG family protein, protein MALQRTRIDITDRVTGKLNGRSLDLYEEGELIGRFPLPAAVQLKNGYTEQNGKIYKDVTATVEPDQKYVDCDGEAGWC, encoded by the coding sequence ATGGCGCTGCAACGAACGCGCATCGATATTACGGACCGGGTGACCGGCAAGCTGAACGGCCGCTCGTTGGACTTGTACGAGGAAGGGGAGCTCATCGGGCGCTTTCCGCTTCCGGCGGCCGTCCAGTTGAAAAATGGGTATACCGAACAGAACGGAAAAATCTACAAAGATGTGACCGCTACCGTTGAACCGGACCAAAAATATGTCGATTGCGACGGGGAGGCGGGATGGTGTTAA
- a CDS encoding thioredoxin family protein — translation MKPIERIEVQRTVSEQPLMALYLYTPLCGTCQLAKRMLTVVEELFPALPFYETDVNYIPEQAAVWKIESVPCLLLFVGGTMAGKWYAFHSVPYLYEEIQARLPR, via the coding sequence GTGAAACCGATTGAACGAATAGAGGTCCAACGGACGGTGAGTGAGCAGCCGCTTATGGCTCTTTATTTGTATACTCCGCTGTGCGGCACGTGCCAGCTGGCGAAACGGATGTTGACGGTGGTTGAAGAGCTGTTTCCGGCGCTGCCGTTTTACGAAACAGACGTGAATTATATTCCGGAGCAAGCAGCCGTTTGGAAAATTGAAAGCGTTCCTTGCTTGCTTCTTTTTGTTGGCGGAACGATGGCCGGCAAATGGTATGCGTTTCATTCCGTCCCTTACTTGTATGAGGAAATTCAAGCTCGGTTGCCGCGCTGA
- a CDS encoding sterol-binding protein yields MEVRQLVGQFMERMQMLRHLLPILPDEQLCVRFESEEGVALLTIGKEPAAAASEKDERNTLTVRGSTKALESLLSGELKLQQLVRLQEVYVSGSFRHMLLLESLLHLAKPYRHVG; encoded by the coding sequence ATGGAAGTGCGTCAGTTAGTGGGACAGTTCATGGAACGGATGCAAATGTTGCGCCATTTATTGCCGATTTTGCCGGATGAGCAATTGTGTGTGCGCTTTGAGAGTGAAGAAGGCGTCGCTTTGCTGACGATCGGCAAGGAGCCGGCTGCCGCAGCAAGCGAAAAGGACGAACGAAACACGTTAACGGTGCGCGGCTCAACGAAAGCGCTTGAGTCGTTGCTGAGCGGCGAGCTGAAGCTGCAGCAGCTCGTCCGGCTGCAGGAAGTGTACGTATCGGGAAGCTTTCGCCATATGTTGTTGCTGGAATCGCTCCTCCATTTGGCCAAGCCGTATCGTCATGTTGGGTAA
- a CDS encoding RNA-guided endonuclease InsQ/TnpB family protein has product MYFCIKQQLNGLTKEEYLTLRELCHIAKNMYNVGLYNVRQYYFEHKEFLNYEKNDHLAKTNENYKLLNSNMAQQILKKVNEAFKSFFSLISLAKQGKYDYKAISIPKYLKKDGFHSLIIGQIRIDGNKFTIPYSRLFKKTHKPITITIPPVLLDKKIKQIEIIPKHHARFFEIQYKYEMPEDQRELNDQKALAIDLGLNNLATCVTSDGRSFIIDGRRLKSINQWFNKENARLQSIKDKQKIKGTTRKQALLAMNRNNKVNDYINKTCRYIINYCIENQIGKLVIGYAETLQRNINLGKKTNQNFVNIPLGNIKEKLEYLCEFYGIEFLKQEESYTSQASFFDGDEIPEYNADNPKEYKFSGKRIKRGLYRTKSGKLINADVNGALNILKKSKAVDLSVLCSSGEVDTPQRIRIA; this is encoded by the coding sequence ATGTATTTTTGTATCAAACAACAGCTAAATGGTTTGACCAAAGAAGAATACTTGACTCTTCGAGAACTGTGCCATATTGCCAAGAACATGTACAACGTCGGATTGTACAATGTCAGACAATACTATTTTGAACACAAGGAATTTCTTAATTATGAGAAAAACGATCATCTTGCAAAAACTAACGAAAACTATAAGCTGTTAAACAGCAACATGGCACAGCAAATTTTAAAAAAGGTCAATGAAGCCTTTAAATCTTTCTTTAGTTTGATCAGTCTTGCCAAACAAGGAAAATATGACTACAAGGCTATCAGTATTCCAAAATATCTTAAAAAAGATGGCTTTCATTCACTGATCATTGGCCAGATTCGTATAGACGGCAACAAATTCACGATACCGTATTCTCGCCTATTTAAAAAGACTCACAAGCCTATCACGATAACGATTCCGCCTGTGTTGCTGGACAAAAAGATTAAGCAGATTGAAATCATTCCTAAGCATCATGCCAGGTTCTTTGAGATTCAGTACAAATATGAAATGCCTGAAGATCAAAGAGAATTAAATGACCAAAAAGCACTGGCCATTGATTTAGGATTAAACAATCTTGCCACTTGTGTCACATCAGACGGCAGATCATTCATCATTGATGGGCGGAGATTAAAAAGTATAAATCAATGGTTTAACAAAGAAAATGCCAGACTTCAAAGCATAAAAGATAAGCAAAAAATCAAAGGCACGACTCGTAAACAGGCGTTGCTTGCTATGAATCGCAATAATAAAGTGAATGATTATATCAACAAGACTTGCCGTTACATCATTAACTACTGTATTGAAAATCAAATTGGCAAACTTGTCATTGGCTATGCGGAAACATTACAACGCAATATTAATCTAGGAAAAAAGACAAATCAAAACTTTGTCAATATTCCTCTCGGTAACATAAAAGAAAAACTAGAATATCTTTGTGAATTTTACGGCATTGAATTCTTGAAACAGGAAGAATCATATACGTCTCAAGCCAGCTTTTTTGACGGCGATGAGATTCCTGAATATAATGCCGACAATCCAAAAGAATATAAGTTCAGCGGCAAACGTATTAAGCGCGGCTTGTATCGAACAAAGTCTGGCAAACTAATTAATGCTGATGTCAATGGCGCATTAAACATCTTAAAGAAAAGTAAAGCTGTAGACCTGAGTGTCTTATGCTCTAGCGGCGAAGTGGACACGCCTCAAAGAATAAGGATTGCTTGA
- a CDS encoding toprim domain-containing protein, producing the protein MRRAEKVIIVEGRSDKQKVAAVLNEPVVIICTNGTISDARLEELADELEGQDVYVLADADEAGEKLRRQFRRMFPEAEHIYIDRAYREVAAAPPWHLAQVLLRAHFDVRIDSLMRGRGE; encoded by the coding sequence ATGCGACGGGCAGAAAAAGTGATTATCGTAGAAGGTCGATCAGATAAACAAAAAGTGGCGGCCGTGCTGAACGAACCGGTCGTCATTATTTGCACGAACGGCACGATCAGTGATGCGCGCCTTGAGGAGCTGGCTGATGAGCTGGAGGGCCAGGATGTATACGTGCTTGCGGACGCCGATGAGGCAGGGGAGAAGTTGCGTCGGCAGTTTCGCCGCATGTTTCCGGAGGCGGAACATATTTATATTGACCGGGCGTACCGCGAAGTGGCTGCCGCTCCGCCTTGGCATTTAGCCCAAGTGCTGCTGCGCGCGCATTTTGACGTCCGCATCGACTCGTTAATGAGAGGAAGAGGCGAGTGA